Proteins encoded together in one Bacteroides ovatus window:
- a CDS encoding sensor histidine kinase, with protein sequence MLFSRHIYWTTLGHILFILATAGTGLWLIISQQGVVIGILLVICSLFQIGRLVNKLNSFNQKLRLFFDAIEDKDNMLYFPENNVSREQEMLNRSLNRINALLIRTQAEYSKQEHFYRSLLEEVPSGVLAWDSSGKIMMANSAALTLLGCQQLAQYDQLKPILQEKEKKERLSLSQNQMKLQNETITILSIKDISNELNDKESESWNKLSHVLTHEIMNTIAPIISLSQTLSAYPDNSEKTLRGLHIIQAQSERLLEFTESFRRLSYLPQPERKRFSLTALLQNLQELLSTDFQENQIHFTLTCQPEFIDMDGDENQLSQVLLNLLRNSIQALDGRTDGAIEIYAYRDEHISIDVTDNGPGIPDELQEKIFIPFFTTKSEGTGIGLSLCRQIIRNHNGHLSILESRPGKTIFHIDISL encoded by the coding sequence ATGCTATTCAGCCGACATATATATTGGACCACATTAGGACATATCCTATTTATTCTTGCTACCGCAGGAACAGGTCTATGGCTCATTATTTCCCAACAAGGAGTGGTAATAGGGATATTACTGGTTATCTGCTCCTTGTTTCAGATTGGAAGATTAGTGAATAAGCTAAACTCTTTCAACCAAAAATTACGCCTTTTCTTCGATGCGATAGAAGACAAAGACAATATGCTCTATTTCCCCGAAAACAATGTCAGCCGGGAACAGGAAATGCTGAATCGTTCACTCAACCGTATCAATGCCCTGCTCATCCGAACTCAAGCTGAATATTCAAAGCAGGAACATTTCTACCGTTCGCTATTGGAAGAAGTCCCTAGCGGTGTGTTGGCATGGGATTCTTCCGGAAAAATAATGATGGCCAACAGTGCCGCACTGACTTTATTGGGATGCCAGCAACTAGCCCAATACGACCAACTGAAACCTATCCTGCAGGAAAAAGAGAAGAAAGAACGACTTAGTCTGTCTCAAAACCAGATGAAATTACAGAACGAAACTATTACCATCTTATCCATCAAGGATATCAGCAATGAACTGAATGATAAAGAGAGTGAATCATGGAACAAGCTAAGCCACGTGCTTACCCACGAAATCATGAACACCATTGCTCCCATCATCTCCCTGTCGCAAACATTATCCGCATATCCGGACAACAGCGAAAAAACACTTCGCGGACTTCATATCATCCAGGCACAAAGTGAACGCCTGCTGGAATTTACCGAATCTTTCCGTCGTCTCTCCTATCTGCCCCAACCGGAAAGGAAACGGTTTTCACTAACAGCCCTCCTGCAAAATCTGCAAGAACTCCTGTCTACCGATTTTCAGGAAAATCAGATTCATTTCACACTTACCTGTCAGCCGGAATTCATCGATATGGATGGAGACGAGAACCAGCTATCCCAAGTCCTGCTCAATCTCCTTAGAAACTCCATTCAGGCGTTAGACGGAAGAACAGACGGAGCAATCGAAATTTATGCATATCGGGACGAGCATATATCTATCGACGTCACAGACAATGGTCCCGGTATCCCCGATGAACTGCAGGAAAAAATATTCATTCCGTTCTTCACCACCAAATCCGAAGGAACCGGTATCGGATTAAGTCTCTGCCGACAAATCATCCGTAACCACAACGGTCATTTGTCTATTTTGGAAAGCCGTCCCGGTAAAACAATTTTTCATATCGACATTTCACTGTAA
- a CDS encoding AI-2E family transporter, protein MSTKEQYWKYSLIVIILFMGVIIFRQITPFLGGLLGALTIYILVRGQMNHLVEKRKLKRSISALLITAETIFVFLIPLGLTVWMVANKLQDINLDPQTYIAPIQQVAEFIKEKTGYDVLGKDTLSFIMSILPRIGQIIMESISSLAINLFVMIFVLYFMLIGGKKMEAYVNDILPFNETNTQEVIHEINMIVRSNAIGIPLLAIIQGGVAMIGYLLFGAPNILMLGFLTCFATIIPMVGTALVWFPVAAYLAISGDWFNAIGLFGYGAIVVSQSDNLIRFILQKKMADTHPLITIFGVVIGLPIFGFMGVIFGPLLLSLFFLFVDMFKKEYLDLRNNLPSR, encoded by the coding sequence ATGAGCACCAAAGAACAATACTGGAAATATTCCCTCATTGTCATCATCCTGTTTATGGGAGTCATCATCTTCCGCCAAATCACTCCTTTTCTGGGGGGATTGCTGGGAGCACTCACCATCTACATTCTTGTACGCGGACAGATGAATCATCTGGTAGAAAAACGAAAGCTGAAACGAAGCATCAGCGCACTGTTGATTACCGCAGAAACGATTTTCGTCTTTCTTATCCCTTTGGGATTGACTGTCTGGATGGTGGCAAACAAGTTACAGGATATCAATCTGGATCCACAGACCTATATTGCACCTATTCAACAGGTAGCAGAATTCATCAAAGAGAAAACAGGATACGATGTATTGGGAAAAGATACGCTGTCATTCATCATGTCCATACTTCCCCGTATCGGACAAATTATAATGGAAAGCATCAGCAGCCTTGCCATCAACCTGTTCGTCATGATCTTTGTGCTTTACTTCATGCTGATTGGAGGAAAAAAGATGGAAGCTTATGTCAATGACATTCTGCCATTTAATGAAACCAATACGCAGGAAGTCATTCACGAAATCAATATGATTGTCCGTTCCAATGCTATCGGCATTCCCTTACTGGCTATCATTCAGGGAGGCGTGGCTATGATAGGCTATCTGCTTTTCGGAGCACCCAACATACTGATGCTGGGATTCCTGACCTGCTTTGCAACCATCATTCCGATGGTAGGTACGGCATTGGTATGGTTTCCTGTAGCCGCTTATCTTGCCATCAGCGGAGACTGGTTCAACGCCATCGGGCTTTTTGGCTATGGAGCTATCGTCGTATCGCAATCGGACAACCTTATCCGGTTCATCCTTCAAAAGAAGATGGCGGATACACATCCGCTTATCACTATTTTCGGAGTAGTCATCGGCCTGCCGATATTCGGGTTTATGGGAGTCATCTTCGGTCCGTTGCTGCTTTCATTATTCTTTCTTTTTGTGGATATGTTCAAGAAAGAATATCTCGACTTGCGAAATAACCTCCCATCGAGATGA
- a CDS encoding glycosyltransferase — METFTFNTVELILLSVAGILFIIQLIYYFGLYNRIHVHNKAVGKEEVHFIRELPPLSVILCARNEAENLRKILPAILEQDYPQFEVIVINDASTDDTEDILGVMEEKYPHLYHSFTPESARYISHKKLALTLGIKASKHDWLVFTETNCMPASNQWLKLMARNFTPQTQIVLGYSGYDRTKGWLHKRTAFDTLFQSLRYLGFALAGKPYIGIGRNLAYRKELFFQQKGFSKYLNLQRGEDDLFINELATSSNTRVETDFNATTRIQPVYRYKDWKEEKVSYMATARFYHGIQRYLLGFETFSRLLFYIACIAGIVFGILNFHWLVAGIAFLMWLLRFTVQAVIINRTAKEMGGGRKYYFSLPVFDLIQPVQSLKFKLCRFFRGKGDFMRR; from the coding sequence ATGGAAACATTTACATTCAATACTGTCGAACTGATTCTTTTATCGGTGGCAGGTATTCTTTTTATCATCCAGCTCATTTATTATTTCGGCCTGTACAATCGAATACATGTCCACAATAAAGCTGTAGGCAAAGAAGAGGTGCATTTCATACGAGAACTGCCTCCACTTTCCGTGATTCTCTGTGCACGCAATGAGGCTGAAAATCTTCGTAAAATTCTACCTGCCATTCTGGAACAGGACTATCCACAATTTGAAGTGATTGTCATCAATGATGCTTCCACAGATGATACCGAGGATATACTGGGAGTGATGGAAGAAAAATATCCTCATCTTTACCATAGTTTTACGCCCGAAAGTGCACGCTATATCAGTCATAAGAAACTGGCTCTAACGTTAGGCATCAAAGCCAGCAAACATGACTGGCTCGTATTTACGGAAACAAACTGTATGCCCGCCAGCAACCAGTGGCTAAAACTGATGGCACGTAATTTCACTCCGCAGACCCAAATTGTGTTGGGATATAGCGGATACGACCGCACAAAAGGATGGTTGCACAAACGTACTGCATTCGATACTTTGTTCCAGTCTTTGCGCTATCTGGGATTCGCGCTGGCCGGAAAACCTTATATCGGTATCGGACGCAACCTGGCTTACCGGAAAGAACTATTCTTTCAACAGAAAGGTTTCTCCAAATACCTGAATCTGCAACGTGGAGAAGATGATTTATTCATTAATGAGCTAGCTACCTCCTCCAACACCCGTGTTGAAACAGACTTCAACGCTACCACACGGATACAGCCCGTATATCGCTACAAAGATTGGAAAGAAGAAAAGGTTAGTTATATGGCTACTGCCAGATTCTACCACGGAATACAGCGTTACCTCCTGGGATTTGAGACATTCTCCCGTTTGTTATTCTATATTGCCTGTATAGCAGGTATCGTATTCGGGATACTTAATTTCCACTGGCTGGTAGCAGGCATCGCATTCCTGATGTGGTTACTGCGCTTTACAGTACAAGCTGTCATTATCAACCGCACGGCAAAAGAAATGGGTGGAGGACGAAAATACTATTTCTCGTTACCTGTTTTCGACCTTATCCAACCTGTACAGTCATTGAAGTTCAAACTCTGCCGTTTCTTCCGGGGAAAAGGAGATTTCATGAGAAGATAA
- the rimI gene encoding ribosomal protein S18-alanine N-acetyltransferase — translation MEPIIVRKAQQADIPAILEIEWECFREDSFSKEQFAYLISRSKGIFYVMMEADRVIAYVSLLFHGGTRYLRIYSIAVHPDYRGRELGQVLMDQTIQTAGECKAAKITLEVKVTNTSAIGLYMKNGFIPVGIKPCYYHDGSDAIYMQRLI, via the coding sequence ATGGAGCCGATAATCGTCCGTAAAGCACAGCAGGCAGACATTCCCGCTATTTTGGAAATAGAGTGGGAGTGTTTCCGGGAAGACAGTTTTTCAAAAGAGCAGTTTGCCTATCTGATAAGCCGTTCGAAAGGAATTTTCTATGTGATGATGGAGGCGGATAGGGTGATCGCTTATGTCTCCCTGTTATTTCATGGGGGAACTCGCTATTTAAGAATCTATTCGATAGCTGTTCATCCGGATTATAGAGGAAGAGAACTGGGGCAGGTATTGATGGACCAGACGATTCAGACGGCCGGTGAATGTAAGGCTGCAAAGATTACGCTTGAAGTGAAAGTGACCAATACTTCCGCTATCGGGCTATATATGAAAAATGGCTTTATTCCTGTTGGAATAAAGCCATGCTATTATCACGATGGTTCGGATGCTATTTATATGCAGCGATTGATTTAA
- a CDS encoding RimK family protein, which yields MNNVLILLDNLDDWKPYYETSSVLTVSDYLKNKPVEKDRKLVINLSNDYSYNSEGYYCSLLAQTRGQKVIPDVDIINKMEAGTGVRMDRSLQALCYQWIQKNDIKDDIWYLNIYFGKCREKGMERIARFIFENYPCPLLRVALNTHPRNQIEGIHFLPLNQLNDAEQDFFANTLDNFNKKIWRAPKSAKASRYSLAVLVDPQEKFPPSNKGALHKLTEVAKKMNIHVEMITEDDAIRLLEFDALFIRTTTSLNHYTFHLSQLAAQNGMAVIDDPLSIIRCTNKVYLKELFEKEKISAPKSTLIFQSNHHSFEQISELVGAPFILKIPDGSYSIGMKKVSNEEELQASLKILFEKSAILLAQAFTPTEFDWRVGLLNGVPLYACKYYMAKGHWQIYCHYDSGRSRCGLVDTIPIYQVPRVVLDTAVKAANLIGKGLYGVDLKMVDDKAYVIEINDNPSIEHGLEDAIIGDEMYYRLLNHFEQVLETKHY from the coding sequence ATGAATAATGTGTTAATTCTGTTGGATAATCTGGATGACTGGAAACCGTATTATGAGACAAGTAGTGTCCTGACTGTTTCCGACTATCTAAAAAACAAGCCGGTGGAGAAAGACCGGAAGTTAGTTATTAATCTTAGCAATGATTACAGCTATAACTCTGAAGGGTATTACTGTTCGCTGCTAGCCCAAACGAGAGGACAGAAAGTCATTCCGGATGTTGATATCATCAACAAAATGGAGGCTGGAACGGGGGTGCGGATGGACCGTAGTCTGCAAGCCCTTTGTTATCAATGGATACAGAAGAATGACATCAAGGATGATATCTGGTACCTGAATATCTACTTTGGCAAATGCCGGGAAAAAGGTATGGAACGGATTGCGCGTTTTATTTTCGAGAATTACCCTTGCCCATTGTTAAGAGTGGCTTTGAATACTCATCCCAGAAATCAGATCGAGGGCATTCATTTTCTTCCCCTGAATCAGCTTAATGATGCAGAGCAGGATTTCTTTGCCAATACGCTGGATAACTTTAACAAGAAAATATGGCGTGCACCGAAGTCGGCAAAGGCTTCCCGTTACAGTCTCGCTGTATTGGTCGATCCACAGGAGAAATTTCCTCCCAGCAATAAAGGTGCTCTGCACAAATTGACGGAGGTAGCTAAGAAAATGAACATCCATGTGGAGATGATAACCGAAGATGATGCTATCCGTTTGCTCGAATTTGATGCCTTGTTTATTCGTACTACAACGTCGCTCAATCATTATACATTCCATTTGTCACAGTTGGCTGCACAAAACGGAATGGCTGTTATTGACGATCCGTTGTCTATCATTCGGTGTACGAACAAAGTGTATCTGAAAGAACTTTTTGAGAAGGAAAAGATATCTGCTCCTAAGTCTACATTGATTTTTCAATCCAACCATCATTCGTTTGAACAGATAAGCGAACTGGTAGGTGCTCCTTTTATCCTGAAAATACCGGATGGCTCTTATTCCATTGGTATGAAAAAAGTGTCGAACGAAGAGGAACTGCAAGCCAGTCTGAAGATACTGTTTGAAAAATCGGCTATCTTGCTGGCACAGGCATTTACTCCAACGGAGTTTGACTGGCGTGTCGGTCTATTGAACGGTGTACCGCTCTATGCCTGCAAATATTATATGGCGAAAGGACACTGGCAGATTTACTGTCACTATGATTCGGGCAGAAGCCGTTGTGGATTGGTAGATACGATTCCTATTTATCAGGTGCCTCGTGTGGTATTGGATACAGCTGTAAAGGCTGCCAATCTGATAGGAAAAGGGTTGTATGGAGTCGATCTGAAAATGGTGGATGATAAGGCTTATGTGATTGAAATCAATGACAATCCGAGCATCGAGCATGGACTGGAAGATGCCATTATCGGTGATGAAATGTATTACCGTTTGTTGAATCACTTTGAACAAGTGCTAGAAACAAAACATTATTGA
- a CDS encoding ABC transporter permease, protein MSLSLFIARRIYRESDGGKQVSRPAVLIAMAGIAIGLAVMIIAVAVVIGFKSEVRNKVIGFGSHIQITNLDAVSSYETHPIVVGDSMMTALADYPEISHVQRFSTKPGMIKTDDAFQGMVLKGVGPEFDPHFIKEYLVEGEIPVFSDSVSTNQVLISKALATKMKLKLGDKIYTYYIQDDIRARRLTIAGIYQTNFSEYDNLFLLTDLNLVNRLNGWQPEQVTGVELQVKDYDRLEDITYEIATDIDNRQDELGGVYYVRNIEQLNPQIFAWLDLLDLNVWVILILMIGVAGFTMISGLLIIIIERTNMIGILKALGANNFTIRRTFLWFAVFLIGKGMFWGNAIGLAFCILQSQFGFFKLDPATYYVDTVPVSFNVLLFILINLGTLCASVLMLIGPSFLITKINPASSMRYE, encoded by the coding sequence ATGTCTTTATCACTTTTCATAGCCCGGCGTATCTATCGTGAAAGCGATGGCGGAAAGCAGGTGTCACGTCCTGCGGTCCTCATTGCCATGGCGGGTATTGCTATTGGTTTGGCCGTAATGATTATTGCAGTGGCGGTAGTCATCGGGTTTAAAAGTGAAGTGAGAAATAAAGTTATAGGATTCGGGTCGCATATCCAGATAACTAATTTGGATGCGGTCAGTTCTTACGAAACCCATCCCATTGTGGTAGGAGACAGTATGATGACTGCTCTTGCTGATTATCCGGAGATAAGCCATGTGCAGCGTTTCTCTACCAAACCGGGTATGATTAAGACCGATGACGCTTTTCAAGGAATGGTGTTGAAAGGTGTAGGTCCGGAGTTTGACCCCCATTTTATAAAAGAGTATTTGGTAGAAGGGGAGATTCCTGTTTTCAGTGATTCAGTTTCTACCAATCAAGTACTTATCTCGAAAGCGTTGGCAACTAAAATGAAGTTGAAACTGGGAGATAAGATATATACCTATTATATACAGGATGATATTCGCGCTCGTCGCCTGACGATTGCCGGAATTTATCAGACGAATTTCTCCGAATACGACAACCTCTTTTTACTGACGGATCTTAATCTGGTGAATCGTTTGAACGGTTGGCAACCGGAACAGGTGACCGGTGTGGAATTACAGGTGAAAGATTATGATAGACTGGAAGATATAACCTATGAGATCGCAACTGATATTGACAACAGGCAAGATGAGTTGGGAGGTGTGTATTATGTGCGTAACATCGAACAACTGAATCCTCAAATCTTTGCTTGGCTTGATTTATTGGATTTGAACGTATGGGTGATTCTGATTTTGATGATAGGAGTTGCTGGCTTCACCATGATTTCCGGTTTATTGATTATTATCATCGAACGTACCAATATGATTGGGATTTTAAAAGCATTGGGAGCCAATAATTTCACGATTCGCAGAACCTTTCTTTGGTTTGCAGTCTTTTTGATTGGCAAAGGAATGTTTTGGGGCAATGCCATTGGCTTGGCATTCTGTATCCTTCAGTCTCAATTCGGATTCTTTAAACTTGATCCGGCGACTTATTATGTAGATACTGTTCCAGTTTCTTTTAATGTTTTACTTTTTATCTTGATTAATTTGGGCACTTTGTGTGCATCTGTATTGATGTTGATTGGTCCTTCATTTCTTATCACTAAGATCAATCCGGCAAGCTCCATGAGATACGAATAA
- a CDS encoding pyridoxal phosphate-dependent aminotransferase, giving the protein MPTISIRGNEMPASPIRKLAPLADAAKQRGVHVFHLNIGQPDLPTPQAAIDAIRNIDRKVLEYSPSAGYRSYREKLVGYYAKFNINLTADDIIITSGGSEAVLFSFLSCLNPGDEIIVPEPAYANYMAFAISAGAKIRTIATTIEEGFSLPKVEKFEELINERTKAILICNPNNPTGYLYTRREMNQIRDLVKKYDLFLFSDEVYREFIYTGSPYISACHLEGIENNVVLIDSVSKRYSECGIRIGALITKNKEIRDAVMKFCQARLSPPLIGQIAAEASLDAPEEYSRETYDEYVERRKCLIDGLNRIPGVYSPIPMGAFYTVAKLPVDDSDKFCAWCLSDFEYEGQTVFMAPASGFYTTPGSGINEVRIAYVLKKEDLTRALFVLQKALEVYPGRTE; this is encoded by the coding sequence ATGCCAACCATATCCATTCGCGGAAACGAGATGCCTGCATCTCCTATCAGAAAACTGGCTCCTTTGGCAGACGCTGCCAAGCAACGCGGAGTCCATGTGTTTCACCTGAACATCGGACAGCCTGATCTGCCCACTCCTCAGGCCGCGATTGACGCGATACGCAATATTGATCGTAAAGTGCTGGAATATAGCCCCAGTGCAGGTTATCGTAGCTATCGCGAAAAATTAGTGGGATATTATGCAAAGTTCAATATCAACCTTACAGCAGACGATATAATCATTACATCGGGAGGTTCGGAAGCCGTACTTTTTTCCTTCCTTTCCTGCCTGAATCCGGGAGATGAAATTATCGTTCCGGAACCTGCATACGCTAACTATATGGCATTTGCAATCTCTGCCGGAGCAAAGATTCGCACTATTGCTACGACCATTGAAGAAGGCTTTTCCCTTCCGAAAGTAGAGAAGTTTGAAGAACTGATTAATGAGCGTACGAAAGCGATTCTTATTTGTAATCCAAACAATCCTACCGGTTATTTGTATACACGTCGTGAAATGAATCAGATTCGTGACTTGGTAAAGAAGTACGATTTATTCCTTTTCTCTGATGAAGTATATCGTGAGTTTATATATACCGGTTCTCCATATATTTCTGCCTGCCATCTGGAAGGTATTGAAAATAATGTAGTACTGATTGATTCGGTATCAAAACGATATTCCGAATGTGGTATCCGCATTGGTGCGTTGATTACCAAAAACAAGGAGATACGCGATGCTGTCATGAAGTTCTGTCAGGCTCGTTTAAGTCCTCCGTTGATTGGACAGATTGCTGCAGAAGCTTCTTTGGATGCTCCGGAAGAATATTCACGCGAAACGTATGATGAGTATGTAGAACGTCGTAAATGTCTGATTGACGGTTTGAACCGTATTCCCGGTGTTTATTCGCCCATTCCGATGGGAGCTTTCTATACAGTGGCCAAACTTCCGGTAGATGACTCCGATAAGTTCTGCGCATGGTGTCTTTCTGATTTTGAGTATGAAGGTCAGACTGTATTCATGGCTCCGGCTTCCGGTTTCTATACCACTCCGGGATCTGGAATCAATGAGGTTCGTATTGCTTACGTATTGAAAAAAGAAGATTTAACCCGTGCACTTTTTGTCTTGCAGAAGGCTTTGGAAGTGTATCCGGGAAGAACGGAATAA
- a CDS encoding histidinol-phosphatase has protein sequence MTNLTNYHSHCLYCDGRANMDDFIRFAISEGFTSYGISSHAPLPFSTAWTMEWDRMEDYLSEFSRLKKKYAGKIELAIGLEIDYLNEENNPSLPCFQKLPLDYRIGSVHMLYSPEGKIVDIDTPADLFRQLVDRHFDGDLDSVVHLYYKNLLRMVELGGFDIVGHADKMHYNASCYRPGLLDEAWYDTLVRDYFAVIAARGYMVEINTKSYHELGTFYPNERYFPFLKELGIRVQVNSDAHYPERINNARFEGLAALKKAGFTSVVEWHGGKWEDIPIG, from the coding sequence ATGACAAACCTAACCAATTATCATAGCCACTGCCTGTATTGCGACGGACGAGCCAATATGGACGATTTTATTCGTTTTGCTATCAGCGAAGGGTTTACTTCTTATGGCATTTCTTCTCATGCTCCACTACCATTTTCTACCGCATGGACGATGGAGTGGGATAGAATGGAAGATTACCTTTCCGAATTCTCTCGTCTGAAAAAGAAATATGCAGGTAAGATAGAGCTTGCCATCGGTCTCGAAATTGACTACCTGAATGAAGAAAACAATCCCTCTTTGCCTTGTTTTCAAAAACTACCACTTGACTACCGGATAGGTTCTGTGCATATGTTGTATTCTCCGGAAGGGAAAATCGTAGATATTGATACCCCGGCAGATCTTTTCCGTCAATTGGTAGACAGGCACTTCGATGGTGACTTGGATTCTGTTGTCCACCTTTATTATAAGAACCTGCTCCGTATGGTAGAGCTGGGAGGATTTGATATTGTCGGCCATGCTGACAAGATGCATTATAACGCTTCCTGTTATCGTCCGGGTTTGCTTGATGAAGCATGGTATGACACGTTGGTCCGCGATTACTTCGCGGTGATTGCTGCACGTGGTTATATGGTGGAAATCAATACCAAGTCTTATCATGAGCTGGGTACATTCTATCCGAATGAACGTTATTTCCCTTTCCTGAAAGAATTGGGTATTCGGGTACAGGTGAATAGTGATGCGCACTACCCTGAAAGAATAAACAATGCCCGCTTCGAAGGATTAGCCGCTTTGAAGAAAGCAGGTTTTACTTCGGTGGTAGAATGGCATGGGGGGAAATGGGAAGATATTCCCATAGGATAA